A single genomic interval of Longimicrobium sp. harbors:
- a CDS encoding sensor histidine kinase — MTLPPAAHPDARLLVVDDEPANLHLLSRILASAGYRSVETTADPRTVPARVAERATDLLLLDLHMPHLDGYAVLDQLAALPSTRMPPVLVLTGDATPEARRRAFQGGARDFIAKPFEPDEALLRVGNVLDVHFLQRRLQAQNHLLEQQLQHADRLEVIGRLTSGITHDFNNLLTVARGNADMARQQLSRDTPAHDDLGLALHALDAASALARRLLGFSRINAVQPQRVELNAAVRDALQLSGRLIGQAIKVQAELSAGPLHVVADPRQIDQVVMNLAANARDAMPAGGTLRVSTGSREVPPGEDGGGFRILPGRYAVMTIADTGEGIDPAARERIFDPFFTTKAEGKGTGLGLSIVYAIVKQASGYIWVESEPGRGTVFTLYLPTTAEAAGGTPAT, encoded by the coding sequence ATGACCCTGCCGCCCGCCGCGCATCCCGACGCCCGCCTGCTGGTGGTGGACGACGAGCCCGCCAACCTGCACCTGCTCTCGCGCATTCTCGCCAGCGCGGGGTACCGATCGGTGGAAACCACGGCCGACCCGCGCACGGTGCCCGCGCGGGTGGCCGAGCGCGCGACGGACCTGCTGCTGCTGGACCTTCACATGCCGCACCTGGACGGCTATGCGGTGCTGGACCAGCTCGCGGCGCTGCCCAGCACCCGCATGCCGCCCGTGCTGGTGCTCACCGGCGACGCAACGCCCGAAGCGCGGCGGCGCGCCTTCCAGGGCGGCGCCCGCGACTTCATCGCCAAGCCCTTCGAGCCAGACGAGGCGCTGCTGCGCGTGGGCAACGTGCTCGACGTGCACTTCCTTCAGCGGCGGCTGCAGGCGCAGAACCACCTGCTGGAGCAGCAGCTGCAGCACGCCGACCGCCTGGAGGTGATCGGCCGGCTGACCAGCGGCATCACCCACGACTTCAACAACCTGCTGACGGTGGCCCGCGGCAACGCCGACATGGCCCGGCAGCAGCTCTCCCGCGATACGCCGGCGCACGACGACCTGGGCCTGGCCCTGCACGCGCTGGACGCGGCAAGCGCACTGGCGCGGCGGCTGCTGGGCTTCAGCCGCATCAACGCCGTGCAGCCGCAGCGGGTAGAGCTGAACGCCGCCGTCCGCGACGCGCTTCAGCTTTCCGGAAGGCTGATCGGGCAGGCGATCAAGGTGCAGGCGGAGCTGTCGGCGGGGCCGCTGCACGTGGTGGCGGACCCGCGCCAGATCGACCAGGTAGTGATGAACCTGGCCGCCAACGCGCGCGACGCCATGCCAGCGGGGGGAACGCTGCGGGTGAGCACCGGCAGCCGCGAGGTGCCGCCCGGGGAAGACGGCGGGGGATTCCGGATCCTGCCGGGGCGGTACGCGGTGATGACGATCGCCGACACCGGCGAAGGCATCGATCCGGCCGCCCGCGAGCGCATCTTCGACCCGTTCTTCACCACCAAGGCCGAGGGCAAGGGCACCGGCCTGGGGCTCTCCATCGTCTACGCCATCGTAAAGCAGGCATCGGGCTACATCTGGGTGGAGAGCGAGCCCGGCCGCGGCACGGTCTTCACCCTGTACCTGCCCACCACGGCCGAGGCGGCGGGCGGCACCCCCGCCACGTAG
- a CDS encoding peptidoglycan recognition family protein, producing MHILSRLSIALIAAAATGACRPAGAPRPADEPAIVTRAQWGARAPVLPMQPHQPVRITVHHTAGAQDPARPLADKLRALQRFSQEEGTLGDGRVKKAWADIPYHYYVAYDGAVGEGREVGYVGDSNTQYDLRGHVQVVLEGNFENEAVTDAQYQSLRRLVAHLARRYRVSPELITGHKDNAPTLCPGQDLYRRLPELRRAVAAGG from the coding sequence ATGCACATCCTCTCCCGCCTTTCCATCGCATTGATCGCGGCCGCCGCCACCGGCGCCTGCCGCCCCGCGGGCGCCCCACGGCCCGCGGACGAGCCCGCCATCGTCACCCGCGCGCAGTGGGGCGCCCGCGCGCCGGTGCTGCCCATGCAGCCGCACCAGCCCGTGCGCATCACCGTGCACCACACCGCCGGCGCGCAGGACCCGGCCCGCCCCCTGGCAGACAAGCTGCGCGCCCTGCAGCGCTTTTCGCAGGAGGAAGGGACGCTGGGCGACGGCCGCGTCAAGAAGGCCTGGGCCGACATCCCCTACCACTACTACGTCGCCTACGACGGCGCGGTGGGCGAAGGGCGGGAGGTGGGCTACGTGGGCGACTCCAACACCCAGTACGACCTGCGCGGGCACGTGCAGGTGGTGCTGGAGGGCAACTTCGAGAACGAGGCGGTGACGGACGCGCAGTACCAGAGCCTGCGACGGCTGGTGGCCCACCTGGCGCGCCGCTACCGCGTGTCCCCGGAACTCATCACCGGCCACAAGGACAACGCCCCGACGCTCTGCCCGGGCCAGGACCTGTACCGCCGCCTCCCCGAGCTGCGCCGCGCCGTAGCGGCCGGCGGATGA
- a CDS encoding response regulator — protein sequence MSEQTRILLVEDNPDNHEIFRTILEHFGFEVHHAWTAEEGLEMVGRVVPRVILMDIGLPGMDGVSATRILKSDPATAGIPVLAITAHALTEDRNRALEAGFDAYLTKPIEPKEVVAAVMRWTGPPQPDPGQGSGG from the coding sequence ATGTCTGAACAGACCCGGATCCTCCTGGTGGAGGACAATCCCGACAACCACGAGATCTTTCGTACCATCCTGGAGCACTTCGGGTTCGAGGTCCATCACGCGTGGACGGCCGAGGAGGGGCTGGAGATGGTGGGCCGCGTGGTGCCCCGGGTGATCCTGATGGACATTGGCCTTCCGGGAATGGACGGGGTGTCGGCGACGCGCATCCTGAAGTCCGATCCCGCGACGGCCGGCATTCCCGTGCTGGCGATCACCGCGCACGCCCTGACGGAAGACCGCAACCGGGCGCTGGAGGCGGGCTTCGACGCCTACCTGACCAAGCCCATCGAGCCCAAGGAGGTGGTGGCCGCGGTGATGCGCTGGACGGGCCCCCCGCAGCCGGATCCGGGGCAGGGGAGCGGCGGCTAG
- a CDS encoding helix-turn-helix domain-containing protein yields MKSPVVPPPGLVDHATRTALLLSDHFDHISTAGRYRVRRCATWAELAEQAQSAPPSTVLLVRTEPGDGALQALEQLMRATPSVPAVVALSFRAASAEHLRAALATGISEVVNLDLERTFASMHPTLRRAHARPLKRRIEAQLPVWVSEHARTLLRATAETVVDGGGREVLASIFAVQERTVADWTAELGLPTPRRLLGWMRVLLALTLLEEANRTVRNVAESCGYSDDTALKRAVENFTGAPSATRAQTFTTAFEVFRDELWHLRESRREARIREPTI; encoded by the coding sequence ATGAAGTCGCCCGTCGTTCCGCCTCCCGGCCTGGTGGACCACGCCACCCGGACGGCGCTGCTCCTGTCTGACCACTTTGACCACATATCGACCGCAGGGCGCTACCGGGTGCGCCGGTGCGCCACCTGGGCCGAGCTGGCGGAGCAGGCCCAGTCGGCGCCGCCCAGCACGGTGCTGCTGGTGCGCACCGAGCCGGGCGACGGCGCGCTGCAGGCGCTGGAGCAGCTGATGCGCGCCACGCCCTCCGTACCGGCGGTGGTGGCGCTCTCGTTTCGCGCGGCGAGCGCCGAGCACCTGCGCGCGGCGCTGGCCACGGGGATCAGCGAGGTGGTGAACCTGGACCTGGAGCGCACCTTCGCCTCCATGCACCCCACCCTGCGCCGGGCCCACGCGCGCCCGCTGAAGCGCCGGATCGAGGCGCAGCTCCCCGTGTGGGTGAGCGAGCACGCGCGTACGCTCCTGCGCGCGACTGCCGAAACGGTGGTGGACGGGGGCGGGCGGGAGGTGCTGGCGTCCATCTTTGCCGTTCAGGAGCGCACCGTGGCCGACTGGACGGCCGAGCTGGGGCTTCCCACGCCGCGGCGGCTGCTGGGGTGGATGCGGGTGCTGCTGGCGCTGACGCTGCTGGAAGAAGCCAACCGCACGGTGCGCAACGTGGCGGAAAGCTGCGGCTACAGCGACGACACGGCGCTCAAGCGCGCCGTCGAGAACTTTACGGGCGCGCCCTCGGCCACCCGCGCGCAAACGTTCACGACGGCGTTCGAGGTGTTCCGCGACGAGCTCTGGCACCTGCGCGAAAGCCGCCGCGAGGCGCGCATCCGCGAACCCACGATTTGA
- a CDS encoding mobile mystery protein A — MLKTNLMTSLAGQQTERRFSALREQAGLLATPKGGWIRLLRTSLGMRQQDLGARLGITAQAAGQLEQREMDEAVTLKALRQAADALGADLHYVLVPRQPLVATVEDRISRAARHLARQVDHTMRLENQATGDAASQMRIRHIEEQLRLTPSLVWTLPDDL; from the coding sequence ATGCTGAAGACCAACTTGATGACCAGCCTGGCCGGCCAGCAGACGGAGCGCCGGTTTTCGGCGCTGCGAGAGCAGGCGGGGCTTCTCGCCACTCCGAAGGGCGGCTGGATTCGCCTGCTGCGCACGTCGTTGGGAATGCGGCAGCAGGACCTCGGCGCCCGGCTCGGGATCACCGCACAGGCGGCTGGGCAACTGGAACAGCGTGAGATGGACGAGGCGGTGACGCTGAAGGCGCTGCGCCAGGCCGCCGACGCCCTCGGTGCCGATCTGCACTACGTCCTCGTTCCCCGGCAGCCGCTGGTCGCCACGGTAGAGGACCGGATCAGCCGTGCAGCCCGTCATCTTGCCCGCCAGGTAGACCACACGATGAGGCTGGAGAACCAGGCGACCGGAGACGCAGCGAGCCAGATGCGGATACGGCACATCGAGGAGCAGCTGCGCCTGACACCCTCGCTGGTGTGGACGCTCCCCGATGACCTCTGA
- a CDS encoding Abi family protein has protein sequence MAKVPYTKPALPPAQLLAHVVSRGLVVPNPVEALHALEYVGYYRLLIYMRPYQSTNPATGVRHFAAGTTFDHVLSLYRFDRELRLLCLDAVEKIEVALRAAVISQVAVPAGPHFYLDPAHFERLDPFVVFYQTTRREDRHLAVKHYLRQYSTPDSPPIWAVMEALTFGALSRLYSGLALKHRKAVALRFGYDETVLASWFRSINLVRNISAHHSRLWNSPMHVDQPLAAKKLRSEMTPTDRLYARLIVLGALLEAVDPGSDWKQRLVGLVKHYPTVPLGLIGMPAGWENSPFWT, from the coding sequence GTGGCCAAGGTTCCTTACACCAAGCCCGCGCTTCCGCCCGCGCAGCTACTGGCCCACGTCGTCTCCCGCGGGCTGGTTGTTCCAAACCCTGTCGAAGCGCTGCATGCGTTGGAGTACGTTGGGTACTACCGGCTGCTCATCTACATGCGGCCGTATCAGAGCACAAATCCCGCAACGGGCGTTCGGCACTTCGCGGCGGGTACGACCTTCGACCATGTACTGAGCCTCTACAGGTTCGACCGAGAACTTCGCCTGCTCTGCCTGGACGCGGTCGAGAAAATTGAGGTCGCACTTCGCGCCGCTGTAATCAGCCAGGTAGCGGTCCCGGCAGGACCGCATTTCTATCTGGATCCTGCTCACTTCGAACGGCTCGACCCATTCGTCGTCTTCTACCAGACCACACGGCGTGAAGATCGCCACCTGGCAGTGAAGCACTACCTTAGGCAGTACAGCACGCCGGATTCCCCTCCCATCTGGGCGGTGATGGAAGCGCTGACGTTCGGCGCTCTGTCGCGCCTGTATTCCGGGCTCGCGCTCAAGCACCGGAAGGCGGTAGCGCTCAGGTTCGGCTACGACGAGACCGTACTGGCTTCCTGGTTCCGCTCGATCAACCTCGTCAGAAACATCTCCGCACACCACAGCCGCCTCTGGAACTCCCCGATGCACGTGGACCAGCCCCTGGCGGCAAAGAAGCTGCGGTCCGAGATGACGCCCACGGATCGATTGTACGCGCGGCTTATCGTCCTCGGCGCACTGTTGGAAGCGGTCGACCCGGGGTCGGACTGGAAGCAGCGCCTGGTAGGCTTGGTGAAGCACTACCCTACCGTGCCATTGGGCCTGATCGGTATGCCTGCCGGGTGGGAAAACTCGCCGTTCTGGACCTGA
- the cphA gene encoding cyanophycin synthetase — MSQAQTEAPAPPREFDPEELRVSRLRAVRGPNFWRLAPVIACDLRLGALEDVPTTAIPGFNEQLLELMPTLYEHPCSRGTEGGFIERLREGTHLPHVLEHVALELQTLAGTDVSFGRVVESGDPGVWWLIVAYEEEDVGLEAVRQAVRLVKACMKGEPYDIKFAVEDLHDLLESVRLGPSTAAIVEEARRRGIPVRRLNSHSLVQLGLGVNLRRVQAAMSDYTSAIGVEIAQDKDDTRRVLGAIGLPVPEGSVATTLERAVEVAHEIGWPVLLKPLDASHGRGISGRIDNDDAVRAAFEVAAKFSRKVVIEQYVTGSDYRVLVVDGKVAAVAERVPAHVVGDGTHTIAELIVIANQDPRRGRGHSRTLTQLPDDAATDAYLASSGRSQQDVPPAGERVYLRATANLSTGGTSIDRTDEVHPDNITACEMAAGIVGLDIAGIDVLSPDITVPFRENRAVIIEVNAAPGLRMHSHPSEGVPRNVGAPIIDMLYPPGSPYTIPVVAITGTNGKTTTTRLTAHLFRQTGKTVGFTTTDGVYLQNRLVMEGDMTGPFSANIILSNPTVEVAVLETARGGVIRAGLGFDECDVGVVLNVAADHLGLRGINTVEQLAEVKSVVPAVVKREGHAVLNADDPLVYRMRDRSGGDIVLFSTMQPGENRVFDDHIERGGIGARVEDGEFVIRRGRLRIPIATQREVPLMMGGAARFQQQNVLAAILAAYVQGVRYDTIRAGLLSFFPSPSMTPGRLNLLRLGEVRVLVDYAHNPAAVEGLVETVQALPARRRVGVVGAPGDRRDEDIRGLGRLCAVLDHAFVKEDTDLRGRDPGEAAALVVEGLREGGMGEDAIEMVGDEFQAVDRALAAADAGDLVMVLADKVDAVLKHVQKQAPEPH, encoded by the coding sequence ATGTCCCAGGCCCAGACGGAGGCCCCGGCGCCCCCGCGCGAGTTCGACCCCGAAGAGCTGCGGGTCAGCCGCCTGCGCGCCGTGCGCGGCCCCAACTTCTGGCGGCTGGCGCCCGTCATTGCGTGCGACCTGCGGCTGGGCGCGCTCGAGGACGTGCCCACCACCGCCATCCCCGGCTTCAACGAGCAGCTGCTGGAGCTGATGCCCACGCTGTACGAGCACCCGTGCTCGCGCGGCACCGAGGGCGGCTTCATCGAGCGGCTGCGCGAGGGCACGCACCTGCCCCACGTGCTGGAGCACGTCGCCCTGGAGCTGCAGACGCTGGCGGGCACCGACGTGTCGTTCGGCCGGGTGGTGGAGAGCGGTGATCCCGGCGTCTGGTGGCTGATCGTGGCGTACGAGGAGGAGGACGTGGGGCTCGAGGCCGTGCGCCAGGCGGTGCGCCTGGTCAAGGCCTGCATGAAGGGCGAGCCGTACGACATCAAGTTCGCCGTCGAAGACCTGCACGACCTGCTGGAAAGCGTGCGGCTGGGGCCGTCGACGGCGGCCATCGTCGAAGAGGCGCGTCGGCGGGGCATTCCCGTGCGCCGGCTGAACAGCCATTCGCTGGTGCAGCTGGGGCTGGGGGTGAACCTGCGCCGGGTGCAGGCCGCCATGAGCGACTACACCAGCGCCATCGGGGTGGAGATCGCCCAGGACAAGGACGACACGCGCCGGGTGCTGGGCGCCATCGGCCTGCCGGTGCCGGAGGGGAGCGTGGCCACCACGCTGGAGCGCGCGGTGGAGGTGGCGCACGAGATCGGCTGGCCGGTGCTGCTGAAGCCGCTGGACGCCAGCCACGGCCGGGGCATCTCCGGCCGCATCGACAACGACGACGCGGTGCGGGCCGCGTTCGAGGTGGCCGCCAAGTTCTCGCGCAAGGTGGTGATCGAGCAGTACGTCACCGGCAGCGACTACCGGGTGCTGGTGGTCGACGGCAAGGTGGCCGCCGTCGCCGAGCGCGTCCCGGCCCACGTGGTGGGCGACGGCACCCACACCATCGCCGAGCTCATCGTCATCGCCAACCAGGACCCGCGCCGGGGCCGGGGGCACTCGCGTACGCTGACGCAGCTTCCCGACGACGCGGCCACGGACGCGTACCTGGCCTCGTCCGGCCGCAGCCAGCAGGACGTGCCCCCCGCGGGCGAGCGGGTGTACCTGCGCGCCACCGCCAACCTGTCGACAGGCGGCACCTCCATCGACCGCACCGACGAGGTGCACCCCGACAACATCACCGCCTGCGAGATGGCGGCGGGCATCGTGGGGCTCGACATCGCGGGCATCGACGTGCTTTCCCCCGACATCACGGTGCCCTTCCGCGAGAACCGCGCGGTGATCATCGAGGTGAACGCCGCGCCGGGGCTGCGGATGCACTCGCACCCGTCGGAGGGTGTGCCGCGCAACGTGGGCGCGCCCATCATCGACATGCTGTATCCGCCCGGATCTCCCTACACCATTCCCGTCGTCGCCATCACCGGGACCAACGGAAAGACGACGACCACGCGGCTGACGGCGCACCTGTTCCGGCAGACAGGAAAGACGGTGGGGTTCACGACGACGGACGGCGTGTACCTGCAGAACCGGCTGGTGATGGAGGGCGACATGACGGGGCCCTTCAGCGCCAACATCATCCTCTCCAACCCCACGGTAGAGGTGGCCGTGCTGGAGACGGCGCGGGGCGGGGTGATCCGCGCCGGGCTGGGCTTCGACGAGTGCGACGTGGGCGTGGTGCTGAACGTGGCGGCCGACCACCTGGGGCTGCGCGGCATCAACACCGTCGAGCAGCTTGCGGAGGTGAAGTCCGTCGTCCCCGCGGTGGTGAAGCGCGAGGGGCACGCGGTGCTGAACGCCGACGACCCGCTGGTCTACCGGATGCGCGACCGCTCGGGGGGCGACATCGTGCTGTTCTCGACGATGCAGCCCGGCGAGAACCGGGTGTTCGACGACCACATCGAGCGGGGGGGCATCGGCGCGCGGGTGGAGGACGGCGAGTTCGTCATCCGGCGCGGGCGGCTGCGCATTCCCATCGCCACGCAGCGCGAGGTGCCGCTGATGATGGGCGGGGCCGCGCGGTTCCAGCAGCAGAACGTGCTGGCGGCCATCCTGGCGGCGTACGTGCAGGGGGTGCGCTACGACACCATCCGGGCGGGGCTGCTCTCGTTCTTCCCGTCGCCGTCCATGACGCCGGGCAGGCTGAACCTGCTGCGCCTGGGCGAGGTGCGGGTGCTGGTGGACTACGCGCACAACCCGGCGGCGGTGGAGGGGCTGGTAGAGACGGTGCAGGCGCTCCCCGCGCGCCGGCGGGTGGGCGTGGTGGGCGCGCCGGGCGACCGCCGCGACGAGGACATCCGCGGGCTAGGGCGCCTGTGCGCGGTGCTGGACCACGCCTTCGTGAAGGAGGACACCGACCTGCGGGGCCGCGATCCGGGCGAGGCGGCGGCGCTGGTGGTGGAGGGGCTTCGCGAGGGGGGGATGGGCGAGGACGCCATCGAGATGGTGGGCGACGAGTTCCAGGCGGTGGACCGCGCGCTGGCCGCGGCGGACGCGGGCGACCTGGTGATGGTGCTGGCGGACAAGGTGGATGCCGTGCTGAAGCACGTGCAGAAGCAGGCGCCCGAACCGCACTGA